AATCAAAGGATCAAATTGAGAGAGAATTCGGTGATACGCTTGAATGGAGTTGTGTCGAAGGTAGAATTGTGTGTGCAATATTTAAAGAAATACCTGATGGAGGTTACGGTGATCCAGAAGATACCTGGCCAGGAATATATTCTAAGATGGTGGATACAATGATTCGGCTAGAAAAAGCTTTGAGACCTCATATAAAAAATTCGTAATCCAAGTTGATTATTGAGGCTATTTTTGTATGTGTTATTACAAATTAGCTACAAAAAACCGGGAAGGCCTTCCCTCCCGGTTTTTTTGTGTCTGCGGTATTCGGGCAGCTACCCGCTTTACAACCTCCCCGCGATCTCCCGGCAGATGTTCGCCCAGTATTTTACAGCACCCCCGGACGATCCGTTTCTGACGATGATGACACCCTTCGCCGGAGAGACGTAGATGATCTGTCCCAGGTGTCCCTGGGCGTAGTAGTCATACGTGCCGTCCGGGTTGATGAATCCCCACCATTGGTACTTATAATACCCGGTGCCGTCGGTGAAGATGTCGTTGCTCCACGACTCGATATCGGTATAGTAGCCGATGGGCTCGTATTCCATCGGCAGCGTGGACTCCAGCACCCAGCGTTTCGAGATGATCTGCTCACCGTCGTACATCCCCAGGTTCAGAAAGAGCCTGCCGAGCTTGGCGAAGTCGATGGAGCGGGCGTTGAGGCCGCTCTCCATCTTCTCGAAGCCGTATTTCTCGCTGTCCATGCTCCACGAGGCCGGATACTCCATGCCGATCTTCGTCCAGATCTTTTGCTCAAGATAGTCTGAAACGGTCGTGCCGGTGACCCGCTCCAGGATCATGCCCAGGTACACGGGGTGGTAGGTGTTGTAGAGGAAGTGGACCCCCGGCGGCTCTTCCACAATCACCTTTTTCAGGGCCAGGCTTTTCACGTCCCGGCTGTAGTAGTTTCGGGGATCGTCGCTCCAGGGGAGGTCCCCCTCTTTGTATTGAAATCCCGAGGACATCAGGAGAAGATCCCGGATGGTCACGTCGCCCGCGCCTTTCCCCTCAAGCTCCGGCAGGTAGGCGACGATGGGGTCCTCGACGCTCGTGATGAGGCCCTCGTCGACGGCGACGCCCACGAGAATCGAGGTCACGGATTTTGCCACGGAAAAGGAGGTGTTGACGGAGTCCCGCGTGTACCCGTTGAAGTACTTCTCGTAAATAATGATGTCGTCCTTGATGACGATGAACGAGGTGGTGTCGTTCTCTTCGAGAAATCGATCCAGATCATTGATGACATAGACGCCGCTTGCGTCCTCGAACGGGCGGTCTGAGACCAGGGCGTTCAGCTCATCTTCCCTGAGGTCTACGGGAAAAGTGAAGGCGGGGGGGTCGTTGGCGATCTCTCGATCGGGGAATCGACGGGAGTCACCGATGTCCGAGAAATTCCAGGCGACGTACCGGGCGATATACCCGGGGGAATAGATTATCGACAGGACCAGGAGAAACAGAACAATCAGCGCCGCAATGCCGAGAAGAATCTTCCCAATCACGTTCAGGGCTTTCATGATATGTTCCTTTCCGTCCGGATGAAAGGGTGGGGCGTTTATTATCCTTTTCGGTGTGAGAAATACATGCAGCAATAGGTTGATAAAATTTTATCACGTCAATAACCGCAAATCAAGACACAAAAAACGTGCGACGATCCGTTCGACCGGGGGAGATGAGATTTGTGCGGGGTATCATACATAAGGGGGCGAACCCCCATTTTTTTTGAGCCGCCCAAAACTTGACAAAATATCTCGACAATGTATAATAAACAATTGAAAAACATTCAAGAGGAGGTCGTTATGAGAAAAGGAACGTGCTTGATTGTTTTCTTTTTTGTTGTCGCCGTGTGTGCAATCTCCGCATCCGGCGAAATGGCCGCGAGAAATGTTCGCATCGTTAACACCAGCGCCCTTGATACATTCGATTTTCAGAAATACCTTACCGACGATGACCTGAATCGACTTGCCGATCTCGATGTGTCGGAAAATCCGGAAATCTTTCCCACGATTGAAAGTTTTGAAGTAGAACAGGATACATACCTTCTGGAGTTTCACGGCAGCATTGACCCGGAGACCGAGAAACTGGAATTCATTTCCATGCCCTACTATGATACGGCCGGGAAGTATGATGTGGTGGTGGTCAAGCCCGATGGGACCGTGGTGCGATACGACAAGGAAGTGGTTATCGATTACAAGGAGCGGACCATAAAAACCTTCTGTCCTCTTACCGTTGATGAAGGAGACGTAGTACTGCTGTTTGTCAAGGACCATATCGAGACTGCTTTCGGAGGGAAGGAGGAAACATCTCCGGAGAAACCCCCTGTCGACTCGGGTGATCCGGGAGTGACCGGAGCCTCGGGAGTAGGGAGAGGCGGAACCGGCGGCCCCGGCCCCACAGGCAGACCGTAATCACACAGGCATGGTGATGACTCCTATAGCCCGGACCCGGTCCGGGCTTTTTTATTGGTATCACGGGACGTTTTGAGACACTGAAGTTCTCCCGTCGCTCCCATCGATTTCCACCCGCCAAGACCTGAAAAAAGCCGGGAGGGGTGTTCCCTTCCCGGTTGATATAGAGTCTTCTGTGAATTAAAAGGGCTTTTCACAATCCCTCCGCGATCTCACGGCGGATGACCTCCTGTTACCGACCCGGTTTACACCATCCGGGCGTTGACCTCCTTTTGCCACGCGGAAAGCATCTTAAGGAGACGGGCCGCCTCATCCGGCCTTTCGGCGGCGAGGTCGTGTGTCTCGCCGATGTCCGCCGCCAGGTCATAGAACCGCGCCCGGTCGCTCTCGAAGAAGTGGATCAGCTTCATGTTCCCTTTCCTGATCGCCCCGGAGGGACGGTGGCCGTCGGAATGATAATGGGGAAAGTGCCAGTAGAGCGCCTCCCGGGCAACGTCTCCCGTATCGGAGACGACCGGCATCAGGCTCTCCCCATCTTTGTGGAGGTCGGGCCGAAGATCAAGCCCCGCCGCCTCGAGGATCGTGGGGAAGAGATCGCACGAGTGGGCGGGAGTGTCCGAGACAGTCCCGGGACGCCCCACCCCCGGCCCCCGGACGATCAGCGGCACCCGGATGCCCCCCTCAAAGAGCCACCCCTTGCCGTAGCGGAGCGGCTCGTTGGAGGTGACGGTGGTGCGGGTGGAGAGCCCCCCGTTGTCGGAGGTGAAGATCACCAGCGTGTTGTCGGCTATCCCCATCTCGTCGAGGGTGTCGGTAATCATCCCCACGCCTCTATCCACGCTCTCGAGCATCGCGGCGTAGACCGGGTCATCCTGGACGATCCGGGTGGTGACGCCGTCTATCTCCGCAATCGAATCGCCCACAGGCAAAGCCGAGCGCTTCGCCTCATATTTCTTCACCAGCTCATCCGTCCCCATGAGCGGCGTGTGCACGGCATAGTGGGAGATCATCATGAAGAAGGGGGCGTCCGCGTGGGTTTTGATGAAGCCGACCGCCTCATCGTTCAGGCGGTCTGTCAGGTATTCCCCCTCGGGGCCGTCGGGGAGGGTGTCGATCTTATAGGGGGAGAAGTATCCGGACGGGGGCTGACCCCACTCGGTACCCCCCAGGTTGACGTCGAATCCCTGCCGGTCCGGGTAGTAGTCCTCTTCTCCCAGGTGCCACTTCCCGGTGAAAAACGTGGCGTATCCCGCGTCTTTCATGACCTCCGCGACGGTGACCTCCTCCAGGGGGAGGTGATCTTCATTATGGGGCTGCCTGAGGGATTTCGGATTGTCGCCGTCGATGCAGTCCGGATGGCCGGTGCGCATGAAGGGGACGATGTGCTGGAAGAACCTCTGGGGGAGGTTCGCGGCGATCCAGTTGTCGATGCCGAGGCGCGCGGGATTTCTGCCGGTCATGATCGCGGCCCGGGTGGGGGAGCAGACGGGGCTGGCGCTGTATGCGTCGGTAAAGCGGATGCCCTGGGCCGCCAACCGGTCAATGTTCGGCGTCTCATGAAAGATGCTGCCGTAGCACCCCGGATCGGCCCATCCCAGATCGTCGGTGACGATCAGAACAATATTGGGCCGGCGTGCGGCGGAGAATCCCCTGGCCCAGCCGGGGAGCGACAGGGAGACGGCCAGCGTCCCCGCCGCCGTCAGGAAAGTTCGTCGCGGCATTCTGTAATGCATGGGAAAGCTCCTCTGGTATGTCATGACAGATGGGATATATGAGAAGACGAATTTCTTTCGGCGCTGTCCGTGAGTGTATCACGTCTTTATCCCCGTTCGCAAGTGAGTATACGGAGGTGTTCCGGGAAGACGGCGCCCTTCTCGATTGAGTATTGAGGAAAATCGAGACTCAAATACATTGACATCGGCCCTCAACTCTTCTATCATGTATTTTTAAAAAAAAGAATCGTATCGACATATGACTGAGAAAAAGGAACAGGCGAAAAACATCATTCTCGGGGTGACCGGGGGCATCGCGGCATACAAGGCGTGCGAGCTAACCCGGCTTTTGGTGAAGAATGGTTTTTCCGTGCATGTCATTATGACTAAAAACGCACGGGAGTTTGTTACCCCCCTGTCGTTTTCCACCCTTTCGGGAAATCCGGTGGCGTATGAGATGTTCGCCGGAGGCGCCCCGGAGTCCGTCGAGCACATCGATCTGGCCGGCGATGCGGACCTGCTGGTGGTGGCTCCGGCCACGGCGAATATCATCGGCAAGGTGGCAAACGGCATCGCCGATGACATGCTCTCCACCGTCATCATGGCGACGCTCGCGCCGGTGGTTTTTTGCCCGGCCATGAACGTCAACATGTACGACAATCCCGTCACCCTCTCCAACATCAAGAAACTCAGTGATTTGGGCTATCGCTTCGTGGAGCCGGGGGAGGGATTTTTGGCCTGCGGCTGGGAGGGGAAGGGGAGGCTCGCGGAGCCTTCGGACATCCTGGCCGTCGTAAACGATATATTCGACAGAAAGGACCTGGCGGGATTGAAGATCATGGTCACCGCCGGTCCCACCCGGGAGTCCATCGATCCGGTGCGATTTATCTCCAACCATTCCAGCGGGAAAATGGGATACGCGATCGCCGAGCGGGCCCGGGCCCGGGGCGCGCAGGTGCTGTTGATATCCGGCCCATCGTCCCTGACGCCCCCCTGGGGGGTGGAGCTGGTGGAGGTGGTGAGCGCCGCCGAAATGGCGGATACGGTCAAAGACCGGTTCCGTGATGTGGACGTGGTCATAAAGGCCGCCGCCGTGGCGGATATTACGCCGGCGAATATTTCCCGACACAAGCTCAAGAAGGACGAATGCGGCGACGTCATCGCGCTTTCCCGCACGGAGGATATTCTGAAAAACCTCGGGGAGATGAAGGGGGACAAGATCTTGGTCGGATTCGCCGCGGAGACGACGGATCTTGTGAAAAACGCAAAGGCCAAGCTTAAAAACAAAAACCTGGATATCATCGTGGCCAACGACCTGACCAGATCGGATTCGGGCTTCAACGCCGATACGAATGCCGTGAGGATTTTCGACCGGGACGGCACCGACGAAATCCTGCCGGTGATGTCCAAGGAAAAGGTGGCCGACGAGATTTTGACCCGGGTGCAAAAAAAGACGGTCCCGTGGAAAAAGAAGAAAGAAAAGTAGTCGATTCTCTGGTTACGTATTTGGAATATCTCTCTCGCTCCGGCGTCACCCATCTGCCGGTGAAAAATGGCGGTGGATTATCGGCCCCACGGGTTTTGGATACCCCTTCGCCGACGGGGAGGGAGGCTTCCCGTTCCGATGACGTGACCGATCGTGCGTTTCTATTGGAAGCGGTGCAGGAAGAGCTGGGGGACTGCCGCCGGTGCAAGCTGTGTGAGGGGCGCACGAATATTGTGTTTGGCCAGGGCAATCCCGACGCCGTATTGATGTTCGTGGGAGAGGGGCCGGGCAGAGACGAGGACATCCAGGGCATCCCGTTTGTGGGGAGGGCCGGGCAGCTTTTGACAAAGATTATCGAGGCGATAGATCTGGCGAGAGAGGACGTCTACATCGGCAATATCATCAAGTGCCGACCGCCGAAAAACCGCGACCCGGAGCCGGATGAAGTCAACGCGTGCATGCCGTTTTTGATGAAACAGATCGAGGCGATTCACCCCCAGATTATCTGCACGCTGGGGGCGGTGGCGACACGAAACCTTCTGGGAATCAAGACCCCGGTGTCGAAAATCAGGGGCAGCTTTCAGCGCCTCGATCGCGCCGGGGGCGTGATGGTCATGCCGACCTTTCACCCGGCGTATCTGCTCAGGGATCCCTCGAAGAAGCGGGACGCGTGGGAGGACATGAAGAAAGTCAGAGACCTCTATAAGACCTTTATATAAGAAGACATTATTACATGAAAAAAATGAAAACTTCGAAGAGACACGCGCACAGACGCTCTGTGGTCGCCGCGATAAAACTGGGAATGCTCCTGTTGTGGATACTGGTCTGTTTTACCGCACTTTTGATGGGCCAGGAGGGGGCGGATTCGCACGCAACGGTGGGCCACCTGTCGTTCAGCGGCGTCATCAACCCGGTCTCCGCCGAGTACATCATAGACGGCATCACCGAGGCGGAAATTGAGAATTATTCCGCCGTCATCATCGAGATGGATACCCCCGGCGGCCTGGTGGATTCGATGGAGGACATCGTCCAGAAGATGGTAAACTCCGATATCCCCGTGATCATCTACGTGTCGCCGAAGGGGGGAGGCGCGGGCTCCGCCGGGGCTTTCATCACCATCGCGTCGGACATCGCCGTGATGGCCCCGGATACAAGCATCGGGGCGGCGACTCCCGTCTCCATGATGCCCACGGGGCAGGGGGATTTTCCCGGTGAGGAGACCGACGAGGAAACCGATAAGGACACCGAGAGCACCCTGATGCACAAGGCCACCAATTTCTACGCCTCGTACATGCGGGGGCTTGCCGAGGGGAGGAACAGGAACGCCGACCTCGCGGAATCGATGGTGACGGAGGCCGTGACCGTGACCGCGGAAGATGCACTGAAAAGTAACATCATCGACCTGATCGCGGGAGACATCTATGAGCTGATGGAGCTCGTGAGCGGTCGGACCTTTGAAACCACCAAGGGCGAGGTGACGCTGGATCTTACGAATGCACGGCTCGTGGAATTTCCCATGGGATTTCGCCGTGAATTTCTCTATACCCTCACCAATCCAAACGTGGCCTATATCCTGATGATGCTCGGATTGATGGGGCTCTATTTCGAGCTGTCGAATCCGGGGGCGATATTCCCCGGCGTGATAGGGGGAATATGCTTGATTCTTGCGTTCTATTCATTCCAGACGCTTCCGGTTAATTACGCCGGGGTGTTGTTGATCCTGCTGTCGGTCGTACTGTTTATTTTGGAGATAAAAGTGACCAGTTACGGACTGCTCAGT
This Candidatus Zymogenaceae bacterium DNA region includes the following protein-coding sequences:
- a CDS encoding DUF4268 domain-containing protein; its protein translation is SKDQIEREFGDTLEWSCVEGRIVCAIFKEIPDGGYGDPEDTWPGIYSKMVDTMIRLEKALRPHIKNS
- a CDS encoding serine hydrolase, which codes for MKALNVIGKILLGIAALIVLFLLVLSIIYSPGYIARYVAWNFSDIGDSRRFPDREIANDPPAFTFPVDLREDELNALVSDRPFEDASGVYVINDLDRFLEENDTTSFIVIKDDIIIYEKYFNGYTRDSVNTSFSVAKSVTSILVGVAVDEGLITSVEDPIVAYLPELEGKGAGDVTIRDLLLMSSGFQYKEGDLPWSDDPRNYYSRDVKSLALKKVIVEEPPGVHFLYNTYHPVYLGMILERVTGTTVSDYLEQKIWTKIGMEYPASWSMDSEKYGFEKMESGLNARSIDFAKLGRLFLNLGMYDGEQIISKRWVLESTLPMEYEPIGYYTDIESWSNDIFTDGTGYYKYQWWGFINPDGTYDYYAQGHLGQIIYVSPAKGVIIVRNGSSGGAVKYWANICREIAGRL
- a CDS encoding sulfatase; amino-acid sequence: MPRRTFLTAAGTLAVSLSLPGWARGFSAARRPNIVLIVTDDLGWADPGCYGSIFHETPNIDRLAAQGIRFTDAYSASPVCSPTRAAIMTGRNPARLGIDNWIAANLPQRFFQHIVPFMRTGHPDCIDGDNPKSLRQPHNEDHLPLEEVTVAEVMKDAGYATFFTGKWHLGEEDYYPDRQGFDVNLGGTEWGQPPSGYFSPYKIDTLPDGPEGEYLTDRLNDEAVGFIKTHADAPFFMMISHYAVHTPLMGTDELVKKYEAKRSALPVGDSIAEIDGVTTRIVQDDPVYAAMLESVDRGVGMITDTLDEMGIADNTLVIFTSDNGGLSTRTTVTSNEPLRYGKGWLFEGGIRVPLIVRGPGVGRPGTVSDTPAHSCDLFPTILEAAGLDLRPDLHKDGESLMPVVSDTGDVAREALYWHFPHYHSDGHRPSGAIRKGNMKLIHFFESDRARFYDLAADIGETHDLAAERPDEAARLLKMLSAWQKEVNARMV
- the coaBC gene encoding bifunctional phosphopantothenoylcysteine decarboxylase/phosphopantothenate--cysteine ligase CoaBC, whose product is MTEKKEQAKNIILGVTGGIAAYKACELTRLLVKNGFSVHVIMTKNAREFVTPLSFSTLSGNPVAYEMFAGGAPESVEHIDLAGDADLLVVAPATANIIGKVANGIADDMLSTVIMATLAPVVFCPAMNVNMYDNPVTLSNIKKLSDLGYRFVEPGEGFLACGWEGKGRLAEPSDILAVVNDIFDRKDLAGLKIMVTAGPTRESIDPVRFISNHSSGKMGYAIAERARARGAQVLLISGPSSLTPPWGVELVEVVSAAEMADTVKDRFRDVDVVIKAAAVADITPANISRHKLKKDECGDVIALSRTEDILKNLGEMKGDKILVGFAAETTDLVKNAKAKLKNKNLDIIVANDLTRSDSGFNADTNAVRIFDRDGTDEILPVMSKEKVADEILTRVQKKTVPWKKKKEK
- a CDS encoding uracil-DNA glycosylase → MEYLSRSGVTHLPVKNGGGLSAPRVLDTPSPTGREASRSDDVTDRAFLLEAVQEELGDCRRCKLCEGRTNIVFGQGNPDAVLMFVGEGPGRDEDIQGIPFVGRAGQLLTKIIEAIDLAREDVYIGNIIKCRPPKNRDPEPDEVNACMPFLMKQIEAIHPQIICTLGAVATRNLLGIKTPVSKIRGSFQRLDRAGGVMVMPTFHPAYLLRDPSKKRDAWEDMKKVRDLYKTFI
- a CDS encoding nodulation protein NfeD → MKKMKTSKRHAHRRSVVAAIKLGMLLLWILVCFTALLMGQEGADSHATVGHLSFSGVINPVSAEYIIDGITEAEIENYSAVIIEMDTPGGLVDSMEDIVQKMVNSDIPVIIYVSPKGGGAGSAGAFITIASDIAVMAPDTSIGAATPVSMMPTGQGDFPGEETDEETDKDTESTLMHKATNFYASYMRGLAEGRNRNADLAESMVTEAVTVTAEDALKSNIIDLIAGDIYELMELVSGRTFETTKGEVTLDLTNARLVEFPMGFRREFLYTLTNPNVAYILMMLGLMGLYFELSNPGAIFPGVIGGICLILAFYSFQTLPVNYAGVLLILLSVVLFILEIKVTSYGLLSVGGIISLFLGSMMLFKSTFPEYLRVSMGTILPTVIGVTLFFVLCIWLTVKAYKRKPHTGDLGIVSERGVAKTRIDKDGGKVYVHGEWWNAVSDTPIEEGERVEVIEGKNLLIKVKKVED